CACCCCCCGCCCAGCGCCTTGTAGACGCCGATGGTGGTGTTCAGCTTGTCCAGCTTGGCGTTGACCAGGTTCAGCTCGGCCTGGAAGCTGTTGCGCTGCGCGTCCAGCACGTCCAGGTAGCTGGCGTAGCCGTTGTCGTAGCGCAGGCCGGCCAGCTTCAGCGTGCGGTTCAGCGCCGTCGATTGCGTGGTCTGCGCCTGCAGGATGTCGCGGGCGGCGCCGTTGGCGGCCAGCGCATCCAGCGCGTCCTTGAACGCCGACTGCACCGTCTTCTGGTACTGGGCCAGCGCCTGCTTCTGGCCGGCGGTGGCGGCGTCCACGTTATAGCCGGTGGCGCCGAAGTTGAAGATCGGCGCGGCCAGATTGCCGGCGAAGCTCCAGGCGCGGGTGGGGCCGGTGAACAGGCTGTCCAGCGACAGGCTCTGCGATCCCAGCGCGCCGCTCAGGCTGATGCTGGGAAAGTAGGCGGCCTTGGCCACGCCGATGCGGGCGTTGGCGGCGATCAGCTGCTGCTCGCTGGCGGCGACGTCGGGGCGGCGCTCCAGCAGGCTGGACGGCAGGTCGGCCGGCACCTCGGGCGGGCTGGCCAGGCTGTTGATGTCCTTGCCGCGCGCGAGGCCGCCGTCGACCAGTTGCTTGGGGCTGTGGCCCAGCAGCACGCCGAGCGCGGTTTCGGTCTGCTCCAGCGAGCGGGCGAACTGCGGCACGGCGGCGCGGGCCGATGCGGCCTCCACCTCGGCCTGGCGCTGGTCCAGCTCGGAGATCAGGCCGCCGTGGAAGCGCTTGGTCTGCAGCTTCAGAGACTCTTCGCGGCTTTGCAGCGTGCGTTTGGCGATGTCCAGCTGGGCGTCCAGCGCCCGCATCTGGAAGTAGGTCTGCGCCACTTGCGCCGCCAGCGCCAGTTGGGCGGCATCGCGGTCGTAGCGGCTGGCCTGGTAGCTGGCGCGCGCGGCTTCATTGCTGCGGCGCAGCTTGCCCCACAAGTCCAGCTCCCAGGACGCGGTCAGGTTGGCCGAGCGGGCATCGCTGACCAGCGGCGCGCCCGGGGTGGCCAGCTCGGTGGAGCTGCGGCCGCGCTGGTAGCCGGCGTTGGCGTTAAGCTGAGGCAGCAGCGCCGCGCGGGCGATGCCGGCCTGGGCGGCGGCCTGGTCGACGCGGGCGGCGGCGGCTTGCAGGTCGAGGTTGCTCTTGACCGCCTCCTCGATCAGCTGGTTCAACACCGGGTCGTCGAAGCGTTTCCACCAGCCGGCGTCCACCGCCGGCGCCCGGGCGCCGGCCTGGGTCTCCGGCAGCTCGACCTTGGGCCGGCTGTAGTCCGGCCCCACCGCGCAGGCCGACACGGCGAGCGCGACGGCGACGGGAATCAGGGCGCGCTTAAGCATCTGCGTTTCCTCCGGCCTCGGCGTTCTGCTGAGGCTTGTTCTGCTTGCCGAGCTTCATGATCAGGATGAAGAACAGCGGGATGAAGAAGGTGGCGATGAAGGTGGCGGCCAGCATGCCGCCGATCACGCCGGTGCCGATCGAGTGGCGGCTGGCGGAGCCGGCGCCGCTGGAGATGGCCAGCGGCACGCAGCCCAGCACGAAGGCCAGCGAGGTCATCACGATCGGGCGGAAGCGCAGGCGGGCGGCCTGCAGCGCGGCCTCCTTCAACGCCATGCCTTCCTCCAGTTTCTGCACCGCGAACTCGACGATCAGGATCGCGTTCTTGGCCGACAGGCCGATCAGCGTCACCAGCGCCACCTGGAAGTACACGTCGTTGGCCAGGCCGCGCAGCCAGTTGGCCATCAGCGCGCCGAACACGGCGAACGGCACCGCCATCAGCACCGAGATCGGCAGGGTCCAGCGTTCGTACTGCGCCGCCAGGATCAGGAACACCATGATCATGCCGAAGCCGAACACCAGGGTAGACGAGCCGCTGGTCGATTTTTCCTGGAAGGCGGAGCCGGTCCAGGCCAGGCTATAGCCGTCGGGCAGCGTTTCCTTGGCCACTTCCTCCAGCGCGGTCAGCGCCTGGCCGGAGCTGTAGCCCGGGGCCGGGCCGCCCACCAGCTTGGCCGCCGGGAACACGTTGAAGCGTTCCAGCGTTTCCGGGCCGGTGGTCTGCTGGATGGTCACCAGCGCGGTCAGCGGGATCATCTGGCCGGTCTGCGAGCGCACGTAGACGTTGCGCAGATCGTCCACCTTGGTGCGGAACGGCGCCTCGGACTGCAGCTGCACGCGGAAGGTGCGGCCGAACTTGTTGAAGTCGTTGACGTACAGCGCGCCGAAGGTGCTCTGCATGGTGTCGAACACGCTGTTCACCGGCACGCCCAGCGCCTTGGCCTTGTCGCGGTCCAGCTTGACGAAGACCTGCGGCACGCTGGCGGAGAAGGTGGTCTGCACCCCCTTCAGCTCCGGCCGCTTGGCGGCGGCGGCCACCATTTTCTTGGTGATCTCGCCCAGCTCGGCCGGGGTGCGGCCGGCGCGGTCCTGCACGTAGGCTTCGAAGCCGCCGGTGTTGGACATGCCGGAGATCGGCGGCGGGTTGAAGGCCAGGATGATGCCGTCGGTGACGCCCATCGCGCCCTTGGCGAACACGTCCTTCACCACCGCCATCGACGACAGCTCCGGCGACTTGCGCTCGTCCCACGGCTTCAGCGTGATGAAGGATACGCCGGCGTTGGACTTGTTGCCGCCCGACAGGATGTCGAAGCCGGCGAAGCTCATCCGGTCCTTCACCGCCGGGTTGTTCGCCATCATGGCGTCCAGCTTGTCGATGGTGGCGGCGGTGCGCTGCAGCGACGCGCCGTCCGGCAGGAAGGCCGCGGCCAGGATGTAGCCCTGGTCCTCGTCCGGCGCCAGGCTGGACGGGATGATGCGGAACAGGCCGGCGGAAGCCAGCAGCAGGCCGCCGAACAGCATCACCGCCAGCAGCGCGCGCTTGTTGATGAAGGCCACGCCGCCGGTGTAGCGCTCGGTCAGGCGGTCGAACCAGCCGTTGAACCACTCGAAGAAGCGGTTCTGGTGCTGGTGTTCGGACTTCAGGATCAGCGCGCACAGCGCCGGGGTCAGCGTCAGCGCCACGATGCCGGAAATCACCACCGACACCGCGATGGTCATCGCGAACTGCTTGTACATCTGGCCGGCGATGCCGCCCAGGAAGGCCACCGGAATGAATACCGAGCACAGCACCAGCACGATGGCGACCAGCGCGCCGGACACTTCCTGCATCGCCTTCAGGCTGGCCTCGCGCGGCGACAGCCCTTCCTGCGTCATCAGGCGCTCGACGTTCTCCAGCACTACGATGGCGTCGTCCACCACGATGCCGATGGCCAGCACCAGGCCGAACAGCGTCAGCGTGTTGATGGTGAAGCCGAAGGCGTACATGCCGGCGAAGGCGCCGACGATGGACACCGGCACCGCCAGGCAGGGGATCAGCGTGGCGCGCCAGTTCTGCAGGAACAGGAACACCACCAGGAACACCAGCACCATGGCCTCGGCCAGCGTCTTGTACACCTCCTCGATCGACACTTCGACGAACTTGGTGGTGTCGTAGGGGATGCCGTAGGACAGGCCGGTCGGGAAGCTCTTGGACAGGCGCAGCATCTCGGTCTCCACCGCCTGCGCGGTGGCCAGCTGGTTGGCGCCCGGCGCCAGGAAGATGCCGATCGGGATGGTGGCCTTGCCGTTGTGCTTGCCGTGGAAGTCGTAGGACAGCGCGCCCAGCTCGACGCGGGCGACGTCCTTCAGCTTCACCGCCGAGCCGTCCGGGTTGGCGCGCACGATGATGTTCTCGAACTCTTCCGGCTCGGACAGGCGGCCCTGGGTGGTCACGGTGTAGGTGAAGTCCAGCTTCTGCGGCGTCGGCTCGGCGCCCAGCTTGCCGGCGGCGAACTGCGAGTTCTGCTCGCGGATGGCGGCGGCCACGTCGCTGGGCGTCAGCTTCAGCTGCGCCAGCTTGTCGGGCTTCAGCCAGATCCGCATCGAGTAGTCCTGGCCGGCGAAGTTGACCACGTCGCCCACGCCCGGCACCCGCTTCAGCTCGTCCACCACGTTCAACAGCGCGTAGTTGCTGATGAACAGCGTGTCGTGGCTGTTGTCGGGCGAGAACAGCGACACCACCTGCAGGATGGTGGCGGACTTCTTGCGCACGTTGACGCCCTGGCGCCGCACTTCTTCCGGCAGCTGCGACAGCACCGACTGCACGCGGTTGTTGACGTTGATGGTGGCCTGGTCGGCGTTGGTGCCGATCTTGAACGACACGGTCAGCGACAGCGTGCCGTTGCTGGCGCTGTTGGACTGCACGTACAGCATGTCGTCCACGCCGTTGATCGCCTGCTCCAGCGGCGCGGCCACGGTGTTGGCGATGACTTCGGCGGAAGCGCCCGGATAGCTGGCGGTGACGTTCACCACCGGCGGCACGATTTCAGGGTACTGCTCGATCGGCAGCGCCTTGATGGCGGCCAGGCCCGCCAGCATGATCACGATGGAGATCACGCTGGCGAAGATCGGTCGCCGGATGAAAAAAGCGGAAAACATGTATCAGGTTCCCCCTGGGATCACGGCTTGGCCGCGGCGGCCGGCGCGCTGGCGTCGGCCTGGAACGGGTGAGGCTTGACCTCGGCGCCCGGACGCAGCTTGATGATGTTGTCGACGACGACCTGGTCGCCGGCCTTCAGGCCCTGCTCGACCAGCACGTCCATGCCCACTTCCTGCGAGGTGACGATGGGGCGCGGCGCGGCCTTGCCTTCGGCGCTGACGACCCACACCATCTTGCCCTGCTGCGTGGTCAGCACCGCGCGCTGCGGCACGGTGATGGCCGCGGTGCGCACCGCGCCGTTCAGCTGCACGCGGACGAACTGGCCGGGCAGGATGCCGCCTTGCGGGTTGGCGAAGGTGGCGCGCGAGCGGATGGTGCCGGTGGTGGTGTCCACCAGGCTGTCGGTGAAGTTCAGGTGGCCGGACTTGCCGTACATGCTGCCGTCCGGCAGCTTGAGCTGGACTTCGAAACCGCCGCCGTTGGCCAGCTTCAGCTTGCCGGCGTGCTGCATCTTGCGCAGGTTCAGCATGTCGCTGTCGGACATGCTGAAGTTGACGTAGATCGGGTCCAGCTGCGAGATCTTGGTCAGCAGGCTGGCGTCGGCGCTGGTGGCCACCAGGCTGC
This genomic window from Chromobacterium violaceum ATCC 12472 contains:
- a CDS encoding efflux transporter outer membrane subunit, which translates into the protein MLKRALIPVAVALAVSACAVGPDYSRPKVELPETQAGARAPAVDAGWWKRFDDPVLNQLIEEAVKSNLDLQAAAARVDQAAAQAGIARAALLPQLNANAGYQRGRSSTELATPGAPLVSDARSANLTASWELDLWGKLRRSNEAARASYQASRYDRDAAQLALAAQVAQTYFQMRALDAQLDIAKRTLQSREESLKLQTKRFHGGLISELDQRQAEVEAASARAAVPQFARSLEQTETALGVLLGHSPKQLVDGGLARGKDINSLASPPEVPADLPSSLLERRPDVAASEQQLIAANARIGVAKAAYFPSISLSGALGSQSLSLDSLFTGPTRAWSFAGNLAAPIFNFGATGYNVDAATAGQKQALAQYQKTVQSAFKDALDALAANGAARDILQAQTTQSTALNRTLKLAGLRYDNGYASYLDVLDAQRNSFQAELNLVNAKLDKLNTTIGVYKALGGGWEAEKR
- a CDS encoding efflux RND transporter permease subunit; this encodes MFSAFFIRRPIFASVISIVIMLAGLAAIKALPIEQYPEIVPPVVNVTASYPGASAEVIANTVAAPLEQAINGVDDMLYVQSNSASNGTLSLTVSFKIGTNADQATINVNNRVQSVLSQLPEEVRRQGVNVRKKSATILQVVSLFSPDNSHDTLFISNYALLNVVDELKRVPGVGDVVNFAGQDYSMRIWLKPDKLAQLKLTPSDVAAAIREQNSQFAAGKLGAEPTPQKLDFTYTVTTQGRLSEPEEFENIIVRANPDGSAVKLKDVARVELGALSYDFHGKHNGKATIPIGIFLAPGANQLATAQAVETEMLRLSKSFPTGLSYGIPYDTTKFVEVSIEEVYKTLAEAMVLVFLVVFLFLQNWRATLIPCLAVPVSIVGAFAGMYAFGFTINTLTLFGLVLAIGIVVDDAIVVLENVERLMTQEGLSPREASLKAMQEVSGALVAIVLVLCSVFIPVAFLGGIAGQMYKQFAMTIAVSVVISGIVALTLTPALCALILKSEHQHQNRFFEWFNGWFDRLTERYTGGVAFINKRALLAVMLFGGLLLASAGLFRIIPSSLAPDEDQGYILAAAFLPDGASLQRTAATIDKLDAMMANNPAVKDRMSFAGFDILSGGNKSNAGVSFITLKPWDERKSPELSSMAVVKDVFAKGAMGVTDGIILAFNPPPISGMSNTGGFEAYVQDRAGRTPAELGEITKKMVAAAAKRPELKGVQTTFSASVPQVFVKLDRDKAKALGVPVNSVFDTMQSTFGALYVNDFNKFGRTFRVQLQSEAPFRTKVDDLRNVYVRSQTGQMIPLTALVTIQQTTGPETLERFNVFPAAKLVGGPAPGYSSGQALTALEEVAKETLPDGYSLAWTGSAFQEKSTSGSSTLVFGFGMIMVFLILAAQYERWTLPISVLMAVPFAVFGALMANWLRGLANDVYFQVALVTLIGLSAKNAILIVEFAVQKLEEGMALKEAALQAARLRFRPIVMTSLAFVLGCVPLAISSGAGSASRHSIGTGVIGGMLAATFIATFFIPLFFILIMKLGKQNKPQQNAEAGGNADA
- a CDS encoding efflux RND transporter periplasmic adaptor subunit, whose protein sequence is MQASAVFPRAARGLMLGVVAASLAACGQKPDAHAGGAMPPVPVAVIKVQPADVPVSYEFVGQAAGSREVEVRARVGGILQKRAYAEGKPVKAGDLLFQIDPEPFKAALDQARANLQVQQAQLSRTKQDYERIMPLFKENAVSQKDRDDAVAAYNAAKASTAAAQAQVEQAQINLGYTRVTAPISGITSQEARSEGSLVATSADASLLTKISQLDPIYVNFSMSDSDMLNLRKMQHAGKLKLANGGGFEVQLKLPDGSMYGKSGHLNFTDSLVDTTTGTIRSRATFANPQGGILPGQFVRVQLNGAVRTAAITVPQRAVLTTQQGKMVWVVSAEGKAAPRPIVTSQEVGMDVLVEQGLKAGDQVVVDNIIKLRPGAEVKPHPFQADASAPAAAAKP